GAACACGCCGCGCCTGCTGATGCTCTCGGGCATCGGCCCGGCCGGGCATCTGCGCGCCATGGGCCTTCCGGTGGTGGCCGATCTGCCCGGCGTGGGCAGCAATCTTCAGGACCATGTCGGCACGCATCTGGTCAACACCGTCTCTTCGGCCACGCTCAACACCGATGCGCAGGGGCTGCGCGGCGCCTGGCAGGTGCTGCGCTATGCGCTGAGCCGACAGGGCGCGCTGACCACCGCGATCGGCCATGCGCAGGCCTTCGTCAAAAGCCGCCGGGGCCTGATCGCGCCCAATCTGCAGATTTCCTTCGCCGCCTTCGCCTTTGATTTCGACGAGATGGGGCGGCTGATGCTGCGCAAGGATTCCGCCGTCTCGACACTGATCGGGCTGATGCGCCCCAGCCATCGCGGCAGGATCACGCTGCGCTCGCCCGATCCGCTGGCCCCGCCGGTGATCGAGCACCGCCTGCTGGGCAGCGATGACGACATCGAGCAGATCGTGGAGGGCATCGCCATCGCCCGGCGCATCATGGCCGCAGCCGCCCTTGCCGGCACCGTCACCGGGGAGGTGCGCCCCGGCACCATGCTGGAGAGCCCCGAGGATCTGCGCGCCTATGTGAGGATGGCCTCCATCCCGCTGTACCATCCGGTCGGCACCGCCCGGATGGGGCGCGTGGACGATCCGCTGGCCGTGGTCGATCCCGATCTGGCCGTGCGCGGGCCCTCCGGCCTGTGGGTGGCAGACGCCTCGATCTTCCCCACACTGCCGGCGGGCAACACCAATGCCACCGCCATCATGGTCGGCGACAAGGGGGCCGATCACATCCTGCGCAGCCTCCGATAATCATGCTCCGGTCAAAGGATCGATCCCATGACACGCTTTCCCGACACCATCCATTTCACAGGCCTCAACACCCCCGTGGGCATCGAATGGTCCGCCCGCAATCTGGAGGTGATCGGCGAGATTCCTCCCGAGATCGACGGCGCCTTCTTCCGCGCCGTGCCCGATCCGGCCCATGCGCCGATGTTCGAG
The Novosphingobium terrae DNA segment above includes these coding regions:
- a CDS encoding GMC family oxidoreductase, translating into MENTDIIVVGGGSAGAAMAARLAEGGLTVTLLEAGCSDRMLKSRVPALTSSIVQNPQFDWRYTVEPDPSLGGRADVWPAGKLLGGGSSLNGMMFIRGHRTDYDQWAELGATGWDYASVLPYFRRMEDNERGADAWRGTGGPIAVSENRARYPITDSWIEAAQQAGILRSPDLNGKDAEGVDYVQVSQRGGQRCSTSRGYLEGRDYDGRLRVELECQVLRVLVEEGRATGVVLQQGGQERVLRARRGVVLSAGSMNTPRLLMLSGIGPAGHLRAMGLPVVADLPGVGSNLQDHVGTHLVNTVSSATLNTDAQGLRGAWQVLRYALSRQGALTTAIGHAQAFVKSRRGLIAPNLQISFAAFAFDFDEMGRLMLRKDSAVSTLIGLMRPSHRGRITLRSPDPLAPPVIEHRLLGSDDDIEQIVEGIAIARRIMAAAALAGTVTGEVRPGTMLESPEDLRAYVRMASIPLYHPVGTARMGRVDDPLAVVDPDLAVRGPSGLWVADASIFPTLPAGNTNATAIMVGDKGADHILRSLR